From Jiangella mangrovi:
CGGCGCTGATCTGCGAGTTCGACGGGCCCGACGACGCCACGGTCGCGACGGCGGTGGCGCGGTTCCGGGGCCGTTTGGCGGGCCTGGCCTACAGCGTGCGCATGCTGGATCCGTCGTACGAGGGCAGTGGCTGGCAGGTCCGGCACGTCGTCGCCATTCATCGGTGACCCGCCCGGCGGGTCCGGCGGCGCCGCCGCCGGTGCCGGCCGGCGTCCGCGGGCCAGGTCCACATGAGCCCGGGGAACGCGATGGCGGTGTAGACGAACAGCAGGACCGCGCCGCCGGCCAGCAGCCTCATCAGGTCCGAGCCGGCGACCAGCTGCACCAGCGTCGCCGCCACGCCCGCGCACACGCCGGCCACGGCCGGGCGCACCAGCTGCGGCCACAGGGCCGACAGCCGGACCCCGACCAGCCGGCTGGCCAGCAGGAACATCGGCAGACTGACCAGCACCGCGACCGCGGCGTGGGCCATGGCGACGGTCTTGATGTCGCCGTAGTGCGCGGCCGCGACCAGTGCCGGCACCAGCGCCGCGAGCCAGACCAGCTTGACCACGAGCGTCGCCATGGAGCGCCCGACGGCCACCAGCACGTCGAAGACCAGACCCTGCGCCACCCGGACGCCGCCGAGCACGGCCAGCCAGGCCAGCACCGGGGCGGCGGGCGCCCACTGGTGGCCGAAGACCAGCCGCAGGAACGGGCCGGACAGCAGGCTCAGCCCCATGACCAGCGGCAGCATGACCTTGACCAGCACGACGAAGCCGGCCCGGAACGCCTTGTCCAGCTGCCCCGGTGAGTCCTGCATGGACGCGAACTCGGAGATCGAGACCCGCCGGATCGACTGCGTCACCGCGGTGACCGGCCAGCTCGACACGTTGAACGCGAGCACGTAGAAGCCCAGCGACAACGTCCCCAGCACCCGGCCCACGATGAAGTAGTCGGCATTGAGCAGCACGTACTCGATCAGCGACGTCATGGCGAGCGGCAGGCTGAACACGATCATCGAGCGGGCCGCGGCCGCGTCGAACCCGGGGCGCAGCCACTGGCCGGCCAGCACCACCAGCGCGATCGCCATGGTGACGTTGCCGACCAGCTGCCCGGCGACCAGGCTCCAGCCGCCGGCCCCGGCGAACGCGAAGGCGAGCGTGACGCCGACGCCGATCGGCAGCGTCACCAGCTCGGCCCGCGCCAGCCTCGGCTGCTGGAACTCGCGGATGAGGATCGCCGACGGCACCGCGGTGACGCCGTCGAGCACGAGCACCAGCGCCAGCACCCGCAGCATGGCGGTCGCGTCGGGCGCGTTCATGTAGGCGGCGTAGGCCGGCGCGCCCGCGTACACCAGCGCGTACAGGCCGAGGCTGAACAGGACGGAGAGCGTGACGGCGGTGCGCGCGGCCGTGCGGATGTCGCCGGTCCAGCGGACCACCGCCATGGTCATGCCGACGTCGTTGATGCCGATGAGGATGTTGACCACGAGGATGGCCAGGCCGAAGACGCCGTAGTCCTCGGGCACCAGGATCCGGGCCAGCACGATGCCCATGAGGACGTTGACGCCGCGGGAGAACAGCTGCGAGCCGAGCGTCCAGGACAGCCCGCGGATGACGCGGGTGGTCCGGCCGGACTCGACGTGGTGCTCGTTCTCCTCGCGGATGACCGGCAGCGAGGTGAGGGTGTCCGCCGTGCTCATCGGCGCCGCCGTTCGGCAGCGACCCGCTCGTACACGCCGGCCAGCGTCGCGGCGGCGACCGGCCAGCGGAAGCTGTGGTCGACGGTGTCGCGGCCGGCCCGTCCCATGGCGGCCCGCCGGGCGGGGTCGGCCAGCAGCTCGATGACCGCCTTGGTGAGCTCCTCGCGCGCGCCCGGCGGCACGAACGCGCCGGTCTCGCCGTCGCGGGCGAACTCGCCGAACGCCGGCAGGTCGTAGGCCGCGACCGGCAGCCCGGTGGCCATGGCCTCGAGGACGACCAGGCCCAGGCCCTCGCTGGCGGACGGGAAGACGAGCAGGTCCGCGGCGGCCATGAGGGCCGGCACGTCCTCGCGCCGGCCGAGCAGCCGGACCGCGTCGGCGAGTCCGGCCGCGTCGGCCGCGCTCCGGAACGCCGCCGAGCGGTCGCCGTCGCCGACGAGCAGCAGCACCGTGCCGGGGAAGCGGGCCCGGACGTCCTGCAGCAGCGGCACGAGGTCGTCATGGCCCTTGCCCTCGACGATGCGGGCGACGTGCAGCAGCACCGGGACGTCGGGGTCGAGGCCGAGCTCGCTTCTCAGGCGGGCGCGCTCGGCCGGCGGCGGCGCGGTGACGTCCGTGGCCGGCGGCAGGACGGTGATCGGCGTCGTGGTCGCCGCCGCGAACAACGCGGCGACGTGGGCCGACGCGGCGACGTAGTGGCGGACGGCGCGGCGCTCGGCGGCCAGCCGCACGGACCCCGTCAGCCGCTGCCGGGCGCCGAGACGGCCGGACGGGCGCAGGTGCACCCACTCGGAGTGCAGGTGGCCGACGACGGGCACCCCGGTGGCCAGCGCGGCGAGGTGCCCGGCGGTGCGATCGGGCGGGCTGTGCACGTGCAGGACGTCGGCGCGCTCACGCCGCAGCAGCCGGGTGACCGCGGCGACGGCGCCGGCCGTGCCGCCCGCCGACGCGCCGAGCTCGACCGGCGGCGAGCCGGCCGCCTCGGCGAACTCGGCCCGCAGCTCCGCGGGACCGCCCAGCGACGCCACACGGACGTCGAACCGGTCGTGGTCGAGCTGCCGGAGCAGCCCGAGAACCACCGTCTGTCCTCCCCCGACCCGCAGGTCCGGCAGGAGGTGGAGCACCCTCACCCGTGCCATGTGCGACGGCCCGGGCTCACGTGCCTGCCGAGTAGGCATGACGCGGCGGCCCGCCGTCGTGCGGAACTGTGCAGATCATCGTGCCCCCCACGAGAATCCCCCCGGTGCCGGGCCCCCACCCGGCGGTTCGCCCGAAGCGGGCAAACATGGACCAATGTCCGATCACCCAGCGTAAGGCATGGGTGGACGCAGTCAAGGCGAAGTCCAGCTGCTAGGCGACGGCGGCGACCGCCTCGTCGACGAAGCCGGCCACGCGCGCCGCCACCGTCGGCCAGGTGTAGTGCTCGAGCACGTACGCCCGGCCGGCCGCGCCCTGGGCCCGCATGCGGTCGGGATCGGCGCCGAGCTCGAGCAGCGTGGCGGCCAGCCGGCCGGGGTCGCCGTCGGGCAGCACGACGCCGCCGTCGGCCGGGAAGAGCGCCTCGCGGCCCTGACCCGCCAGCATCACCACCGGCAGCCCGTAGAGCGCCGCCTCCATGTAGACGATGCCGGTGCTCTCCCACACCGAGGGCAGGCAGAACACCGTCGCGCGGCGGATGGCGGCGTCCAGCCGGGCGGCGTCGGCGGGGACGTCCTTGTCGAGGTAGCCGAGCACCGTCACGCCCGGCTCGTCGACGTCGGGCTCGGCGCCGACGACGGTCAGCTCCGCCTCGGGGTCGGCGGCACGCACCTGCCGGAACGCCTCGACGAGCTCCGGCCCGCCCTTGCGCTCCCAGTCCTTGCCGATGAACAACACCGAGAGGTGGTCCCAGGTCCGCTCGATCTCGCCCGGGTCGGCCATGCCGCACCCCGGCGGGTACCAGCGGATCCTGCTCTCGGGGAGGTCCTCGGACACCAGCTGCGCCGCCGTCCAGGGCGAATTGGTCCACACGACGGAGCAGGCCCGCAGGAACTCGCGCTCGCCCGCGATGGCCGCGGCGATCTCGCGGTCGGTGAAGCGGTCGAACCCGTACGACCGGGCGAACACCGGCGTCGACACGGCCGCCTCGACCGGGATCTCGACGTGCGCCACCAGCGGCACGCCCTCGGGGATGCCCGCGACGCCGAACTGCAGCACGGCGTCGTGCTCGGGCAGCTGCGGCGTGAGCGCGGCGAAGCGCCGGCTCAGCCGCTCGATGTTGGCGGGCAGGTAGCGCCAGAGCGCGTTGCGCCGCGGCCGCCGGGCCTGCAGCGTCCGCCGCACGTCGACCATGCCGTGCAGGACGTCGGTGAGCCGCGTCTGGTTCGCGTCGGCCCGGCCGGACAGCGCCGACATGCGGTCGAGCTCGGCGAACAGGTGCCACGGCACGCCGCTGTAGGTGAACGCCGCGTACGGGTCGCCCCAGGTGACGCCGAGCGTGCGCGCATGAGTCATGACCATCCCCCCGGCGGCCAGTGTAGACGGCACGGACCCCCTAGTCAGGCGGGTGCACCGGGTCTACGATCTTCCCCGGTCCGGCCTGGGGGGCACATGGCATCGCTGATCGAGCACAGGACGCGCAATCTGTTACGCCGGTTCGGGGTCGAGGTCGTGCCGACCCGGCGCCGGCGCGAGGCCGGGCTGCTGAGCCTGCACCTGAGCCGGCTCTTCGCACACCTCGACATCACCGTCGTCCTCGATGTCGGCGCCCGGCACGGCGAGTTCGGCAGGCAGCTGCGGCGCAACGGCTACCGCGGCTGGATCGTGTCGTTCGAGCCGGTCGCCGAGAACCGCGAGGTGCTCACCCGCGTCGCCCGCGGCGACGACAAGTGGCGGGTGCTGCCGGTCGCGCTGGGCACGTCGGACACCACCTCGCGCATCAACGTCGCCCGCAACACCTCGCTGTCGTCCCTGCGCTCGGCCAGCGAGTACGGCCAGCGCGACTTCGGCGACGTCATCGAGACCGCGCGCATCGAGCAGGTGCAGGTCCGCCGGCTCGACCACCTCTGGGACCGCGTGCTCGCCGGCATCGACGCACCGCGCGTCTACCTCAAGCTCCGCACCCAGGGCTGGGACCTCGAGGTCCTCACCGGCACCGGCGAGAAGCTCCGGGAGGTGCTGGCGCTGCAGACCGAGGCGGCGGTCCAGCCGACCTACGACGGCATGCCGACGCACCTGGAGACGCTGCGGGCGCTCGAGGCCGCCGGCTTCACGGTGTCGGGCATGTTCCCGGTGACGTTCGACCCGCGGCTGGCGCTGGTGGAGTACGACTGCGTCGCCGTGCGCCGCTGACCGGCTCGGACTACCATGAGGCAACGCCGGTGACTGGGGGGTGACCGGCGACGACTCGCGTGGGGGGCCACATGACGACGCCGCGGCACGCCCGAGGCGCCGCCTCGCGGAGCCGTGCGGCCGACGACGCCCCGATCAGCGACGACCCCGTCGAGCTCGCGGCCTCGGCCCGGCGCCAGCGCCGGTCGGTCGGCCGGCTGCGCGCGCTGTTCGGACACAGCATCCGGCTCACGTGGTCCGCCGACCACCGCGCGTTCATCGTGACGACGGCCCTGCAGCTGCTCGGCGCGGCGATCATCGCCGCCCAGGTGCTCATCGTGAAGGCCGTCCTCGACGCCATCCTGGTGGTCGGCGACGGCGGCGGTGTGGGGCCGGTGGTGCTCCCCGTCGTGCTGCTGGCGACGGTGACGGCACTGGTGGCGGTCGCGACGGCCGTGCAGGTCAACCAGCAGCGGCTGCTGGCCGAGCTGGTGCTGCGCTCCACGTGGCAGCAGATGCTGGACGTCGCCGGCGCGGTGGGCCTGCGGGCGTTCGAGTCGCCGGAGTTCTACGACCGCCTGCAGCGGGTGCAGACCAACGCGCTGAGCCGTCCGTACACCCTCACGCAGGGCCTCATCGGCATGGTCGGCGGCTTCGCCGGCTGCGTCGGGCTGTCTGTCGCCATCATCAGCTTCGAGCCCGCGCTGCTGCCGATCCTGCTGCTCGCCGGCGTCCCGCTGTTCTTCACCAGCCGCCGCGAGAGCCGGCTCGAGTTCGACTTCGCCGTCGCCCAGACGCCGGCCCTGCGGCTGCGGCAGTACCTCGGCCTCGTGCAGACCGGCCGCGACGAAGCCAAGGAGGTGCGCGCCTACGGCCTCACCGGTGCGCTGCGCCAGCGCTTCGACGCCGTCTACTCCGCGTACACCACCGACCTGCGCCACCACCTGCGCCGCCGTACCCGCCTCGCCGTGGCCGGCAACCTCGCCTCCGCGGCGTTCCTCGCGGCCACGCTGATCGCGCTGGTCTGGCTGGTCGGGCAGGGCCGGGTGACCCTGGCCGAGGCCGGCGCCGCCATCGTCGCGATCCGGCTGCTCGCGACCCAGGTCACCACGCTGTTCAAGGGCGCCCAGCAGATCTTCGAGTCCGGCCTCTTCCTCGACGACCTCGACCGCTTCGTCGCGCTGCGCCCGGAGGCCGAGACCGCCGAGGCGGGCGCACCGGCGCCGTCGTCGTTCACCACGCTGACCGCCGACGGGCTCCGCTTCAGCTACCCGGGCAGCGCCACGCCGGCCCTCGACGACGTGTCTATCCGGCTGAACGCGGGCGAGATCGTCGCGCTGGTCGGCGAGAACGGCTCCGGCAAGACGACGCTCGCCAAACTCCTGGCCGCGCTCTACGAGCCCGACCGCGGCAGCATCCGCTGGGACGGCGTCGACGTGTCGGCCTACTCCCGGCCCGGGCTGCGCCGGTCGGTCGCCGTCGTCTTCCAGGACTTCGTCCGCTACCACCTGTCCGCCCGCGAGAACGTCGGCCTCGGCGACGCCGACCGCATGGGCGACACCGAGGCGATCGACGCGGCCGCGCGCCGGGCCGGCATCGCCGGCGTCATCGAGACCCTGCCGGGCGGCTGGGACACCTATCTGTCCACCATGTTCAAGGGCGGCCAGGACCTCTCACTGGGCCAGTGGCAGCGCATCGCCCTCGCGCGCGCGTTCTTCCGCGACGCCCCGTTCGTCATCCTCGACGAGCCGTCGGCGTCGCTCGACCCGCGCGCCGAGCACGCACTCTTCCAGTCGCTGCGCGACCTGCTGGGCGGGCGGACGGTGCTGTTCATCTCGCACCGCTTCTCCACCGTCCGCACCGCCGACCGCATCTACGTCCTCGACGGCGGCCGGGTCACCGAGCACGGCTCGCACGACGATCTCATGGCCCACGACGGCCACTACGCCGAACTGTTCCGCCTGCAGGCGGCCGCCTACCTCGCCCCCGAAGCCTCCCGCTGACCCGTGGGCGACCTGCTGCGCCGCGCCCTCGACCGGCCGGCCGTCCTGGTGCTGCTCGGCACGGCCGGCCTGCTGTTCGCTCTGGTCGCGGTGGGCCTGGGCGTCTGGTCGCTGGTCCTGCTGGCCCGCCTCGGCGAGGCGTCGGTATGCGAGCGCGACTTCAGCGGCATCTGCCTGACCGAGCGCGAGGCGACCGTCGCCGAGCGGGTCGTGAACCATGGGCGGAGCTGGGACCCCGACCCGAGCTGGCGGCTGGCGCTGCACGGCGACGGACCCGAACCCACCGACGGGACCCGACTGTGGGTGGACTTCCGCCCGCAGGACGACCTCGACGAGCTGACGACGAACCAGCGCGTCACGGTCGTGTTCATCGAGCACGAGCCGGCCTGGCTGCGGCTGCCGTCCGGAGCGGTCCTCGAGTCCAACCAGCATCCGCAGTACACGTGGGCGGGGGCGTTCAGCATCGCGGCGATGATCGCCGGGCCGAGCATCACCGCCGTCGTCACCGGCATCCGCGGCCGGCGCGGCGGCTGGTTCGCGAACTCGCCGGGCCACGGGTACGGCCCCGACCGGTGGTGGCTGCTGTTCCTGGTCGGTCTGGTCGGCTTCGTCGTGCAACTCGCCTTCCCGCGGCCGCACCTCTTCCACGTGCTGCTGGGTCTCGGCCTGCTGGCCGGGCTCGTCGCCTACCTGGTGTGGAGGGTGCTCCCGGTGCCCTCGTCCGGCCGGCACGCGCCGCGGCGGCGCCGTTGGCACAGCCGACGGCGTCACAGTCGCGGCCCGGATGTCACGGGATAGGCCTTGCGGGCGACGAGAGCCACCCGCACCCGATAGACATGTGGGCGCGCCGGACCGGGCCCGCAGCGCCCCCGCAGTTCGTTGTCGCAGCACAGACCGTGTTTCGATCAGTGAACCCGGCATTCGGTCGTCCCAGGCCGCTGACCGCGGCATCTGGAGCCAAGCCACGACGGATGCCCCGGTATGTCGCTTTTGGTGCGCGTCTCATGCCAGCCGATGTTTCAACGTGTCACACGTCACGCGGTGACGCTGCACGAGGGCTCGGACGGTGTCACTCTGGTGACATCTCCTAGAGAGTGCGGAGGGCGGACATGGTCGGCTGGGGTGGGCCGCAGCAGCCGTCGTCGCACACCACAGGCCGGCGTGGCGGCCGGTCGGACCAGCCAGGTCCCGGCCGCCACGCCTGATCAACGAACGGGGAAACAGAAAGTGAGCCAGCCCGCTCAACTCCCGCGCCGCTTCGCCCTGCACCGCCGCTACGACGTCACCGGCGTCTCCGGCACCGGCATCGTCGCGTACGGCACGCAGTACCCGACCGGCCGCACCACGCTCGCCTGGTGTTGCTCGGACGTGCAGTCGGTCGCCGTCTACGACGACATCGACCACGTCACGGCCATCCACGGCCACGGCGGCCTCACCGAGATCCGCTGGATCGACCCGCCGCTCTCCACGGAGCCGGCGACGACCAGCGCCCACCCCACGGGCGTCACGGTGCTCAGCGGCCGTGCGCGCTGCGCCACCGCCGCCCAACAGACCGCCTGACGGTTCCGACGGCGACCTCCCGCGGTCGCGGGAGGCATGAGCAGCGGTGGTGGCCCTCAGGCGTCGGCCGGCTCGCCGCGGACGGCGGCGTAGGTCTGGCCGAGTGCGGTGATCGAGCGGTCGTATGAGGCCTGTGCCACGGCGGTGAACAGGCAGTCCGCGACCATGAGCTGCGCGATCCGGCTGCCCAGCGCTCCCGGGCGGAACCGTGACTCCCGGGCCGCGGTGGTGAGGACGATGTCGGCGGCGTGGGCGACCGGGGCGTCGGCGTGGTTGGAGATCGCGATGGTCGTGGCGCCGGCGCGCGCGGCCAGGCTGAGGAAGCGGACGGTGCTGGCCGTCGTCCCCGTGTGCGAGACCCCGACCGCCACACAGGAACTGTCGAGCACGACGGCCGAGGTCCAGGCGGAGTGCGGGTCCGACCAGGTGAGCGCCGTCCGGCCGATGCGGACGAGCTTCTGCTGCAGGTCCAGTCCGACGAAGGCGCTCGCCCCGACCCCGAACAGGTCGACGCGGCGGGCGGCGGCGACGACGGCCACCGCCCGGGACAGCGCGTCGAGGTCGAGCGCCTCGGCGGTGTCGGAGATGGACAGCGCCTCCTTCCGCGCGACCTTCGCGACGATGTCGGACAGCAGGTCGTCGCGGTCGATGTCGCCGGAGGCAGCGGCGCCTCCGGCGTGGGCGAACGTTTCGCGGGTGACCTCGCGGGTGAGGTCGAGCCGCAGGTCCTGATGGCGGCTGTAGCCCAGCCGCCGGTAGAAGCGCACCACCGTCGTGGTCGAGGTCTCGCCCTCGGCCGCCAGCCGGTGCATCGACCAGCCGGCCACGCCCACCGGGTCGGCCAGGATCGCCCGGGCGACCCGCTGCTCCGACGGCGGCAGCGAGGGCAGGGCGGCCCGGATGTCGACCAGGACCATGCGGGCGGACGGCGTGCTCGGCATCGGTCTCCCCCTCGTCGCGTGAGTGCGTACCAATTTTACGCATCAGACGGCTCGGACGTATGGTCTATACCTGTCTGATCGGCGAATGAGGAGGACGGTCATGTCGAACGGTCTGCGCACGACGGCGATCGGCGCCGTCGTGGCGATGTCCCTGACGCTCGCCGCGTGTTCCGACGCGCCGCGCGACGAGACGGGCTCCGGCGGTGGAAGCGACGCCGGCACGGCCGACGCGCAAGCCGGCGGCGACCTCGTCATCGGCGCGACGTCGGACCCGGACACGCTGTTCCCGTGGCGCGCCACCCAGTTCCAGGCCGTCCAGCTGCTCGGCAACGTCTACGGCACGCTCACCGAGCTCGACGAGAACCTCGAGGTCGTCCCGGGCCTGGCGGAGTCGTGGGAGGTCTCGCCCGACGGCCTCACCGTCACCTTCCAGCTGCGCGAGGGCGTGACCTTCGCCGACGGCAGCGCGTTCGACTCCGCGGACGTCGTGTACTCGCTCGAGGCCATCCGCGACGAGGCGACCGCCGCCGTCGCCGCCAGCACGCTCGCGCGGGTCAGCGCCGTCGCCGCGCCCGACCCGAGCACCGTCGAGCTCACCCTCAGCACGCCGGACTCCGGCCTGTTCGCCAACCTCTCCACCGTCAACATGGCGATCCTGTCCTCCGACGACACCGAGGAGGCGCTGAACACCCAGCCCAACGGCACCGGGCCGTTCACGTTCCAGGCCCGGGTCCCGAACCAGTCGGTCACGCTGGCCCGCAACGACGCCTACTGGGGCGAGCCGGCGCTGCTCGACACCGTCGAGTTCCGCGTCATCCCGGACGAGTCGTCCATCGTCTCCGCGATGCAGTCCGGCAACGTGCAGATGGCCGTCTTCGACGACCCGCTGGTGGCCGACACCGCCACCGGCCCCGACCTCACCGTGGCCGAGACGCCGCAGCTCAGCTACCACGTCCTGCAGCTCAACGCGCGCCGTGGGCCGCTGGCCGACGTCAACGCCCGGCTGGCGATCCAGTGCGCCATCGACCGCCAGCAGGTCCTCGACACCGCCGCGCTGGGCGAGGGCGAGGTCACCGGCCCCATCACGTCGCCGGCCTATAAGTCCGACCCCGACGCCCGGCCCTGCCCCACCCGCGACCTCGACCAGGCCCGCGAGTACCTCGCCGACGCCGGGCTGGCCGACGGCTTCGCGCTGGACACCATCGTGTCGCAGGGCGAGTACGCCACGTCGGTGAACGAGGCGCAGAACCTGCAGGCCCAGCTCGCCGAGGTCGGCATCGAGCTGACGTTCACCCCGCTGGAGTCCGGCGCCTACGTCGACCGCTGGATCGCCGCCGACTTCGACGCCGCCGTCGCCCTCAACGGCGGCCGCC
This genomic window contains:
- a CDS encoding ABC transporter substrate-binding protein, encoding MSNGLRTTAIGAVVAMSLTLAACSDAPRDETGSGGGSDAGTADAQAGGDLVIGATSDPDTLFPWRATQFQAVQLLGNVYGTLTELDENLEVVPGLAESWEVSPDGLTVTFQLREGVTFADGSAFDSADVVYSLEAIRDEATAAVAASTLARVSAVAAPDPSTVELTLSTPDSGLFANLSTVNMAILSSDDTEEALNTQPNGTGPFTFQARVPNQSVTLARNDAYWGEPALLDTVEFRVIPDESSIVSAMQSGNVQMAVFDDPLVADTATGPDLTVAETPQLSYHVLQLNARRGPLADVNARLAIQCAIDRQQVLDTAALGEGEVTGPITSPAYKSDPDARPCPTRDLDQAREYLADAGLADGFALDTIVSQGEYATSVNEAQNLQAQLAEVGIELTFTPLESGAYVDRWIAADFDAAVALNGGRPEPDGMYGRYFTSDGNLNQVAGYSSPELDDLFAQGLQATDEGKRKEIYDQVARHLEDNAAWVWLFTSYTYTVTTNTLQGFVPMANGSLQYLRTAGFTG
- a CDS encoding oligosaccharide flippase family protein; its protein translation is MSTADTLTSLPVIREENEHHVESGRTTRVIRGLSWTLGSQLFSRGVNVLMGIVLARILVPEDYGVFGLAILVVNILIGINDVGMTMAVVRWTGDIRTAARTAVTLSVLFSLGLYALVYAGAPAYAAYMNAPDATAMLRVLALVLVLDGVTAVPSAILIREFQQPRLARAELVTLPIGVGVTLAFAFAGAGGWSLVAGQLVGNVTMAIALVVLAGQWLRPGFDAAAARSMIVFSLPLAMTSLIEYVLLNADYFIVGRVLGTLSLGFYVLAFNVSSWPVTAVTQSIRRVSISEFASMQDSPGQLDKAFRAGFVVLVKVMLPLVMGLSLLSGPFLRLVFGHQWAPAAPVLAWLAVLGGVRVAQGLVFDVLVAVGRSMATLVVKLVWLAALVPALVAAAHYGDIKTVAMAHAAVAVLVSLPMFLLASRLVGVRLSALWPQLVRPAVAGVCAGVAATLVQLVAGSDLMRLLAGGAVLLFVYTAIAFPGLMWTWPADAGRHRRRRRRTRRAGHR
- a CDS encoding ABC transporter ATP-binding protein — encoded protein: MTTPRHARGAASRSRAADDAPISDDPVELAASARRQRRSVGRLRALFGHSIRLTWSADHRAFIVTTALQLLGAAIIAAQVLIVKAVLDAILVVGDGGGVGPVVLPVVLLATVTALVAVATAVQVNQQRLLAELVLRSTWQQMLDVAGAVGLRAFESPEFYDRLQRVQTNALSRPYTLTQGLIGMVGGFAGCVGLSVAIISFEPALLPILLLAGVPLFFTSRRESRLEFDFAVAQTPALRLRQYLGLVQTGRDEAKEVRAYGLTGALRQRFDAVYSAYTTDLRHHLRRRTRLAVAGNLASAAFLAATLIALVWLVGQGRVTLAEAGAAIVAIRLLATQVTTLFKGAQQIFESGLFLDDLDRFVALRPEAETAEAGAPAPSSFTTLTADGLRFSYPGSATPALDDVSIRLNAGEIVALVGENGSGKTTLAKLLAALYEPDRGSIRWDGVDVSAYSRPGLRRSVAVVFQDFVRYHLSARENVGLGDADRMGDTEAIDAAARRAGIAGVIETLPGGWDTYLSTMFKGGQDLSLGQWQRIALARAFFRDAPFVILDEPSASLDPRAEHALFQSLRDLLGGRTVLFISHRFSTVRTADRIYVLDGGRVTEHGSHDDLMAHDGHYAELFRLQAAAYLAPEASR
- a CDS encoding glycosyltransferase encodes the protein MRVLHLLPDLRVGGGQTVVLGLLRQLDHDRFDVRVASLGGPAELRAEFAEAAGSPPVELGASAGGTAGAVAAVTRLLRRERADVLHVHSPPDRTAGHLAALATGVPVVGHLHSEWVHLRPSGRLGARQRLTGSVRLAAERRAVRHYVAASAHVAALFAAATTTPITVLPPATDVTAPPPAERARLRSELGLDPDVPVLLHVARIVEGKGHDDLVPLLQDVRARFPGTVLLLVGDGDRSAAFRSAADAAGLADAVRLLGRREDVPALMAAADLLVFPSASEGLGLVVLEAMATGLPVAAYDLPAFGEFARDGETGAFVPPGAREELTKAVIELLADPARRAAMGRAGRDTVDHSFRWPVAAATLAGVYERVAAERRRR
- a CDS encoding glycosyltransferase family 4 protein yields the protein MTHARTLGVTWGDPYAAFTYSGVPWHLFAELDRMSALSGRADANQTRLTDVLHGMVDVRRTLQARRPRRNALWRYLPANIERLSRRFAALTPQLPEHDAVLQFGVAGIPEGVPLVAHVEIPVEAAVSTPVFARSYGFDRFTDREIAAAIAGEREFLRACSVVWTNSPWTAAQLVSEDLPESRIRWYPPGCGMADPGEIERTWDHLSVLFIGKDWERKGGPELVEAFRQVRAADPEAELTVVGAEPDVDEPGVTVLGYLDKDVPADAARLDAAIRRATVFCLPSVWESTGIVYMEAALYGLPVVMLAGQGREALFPADGGVVLPDGDPGRLAATLLELGADPDRMRAQGAAGRAYVLEHYTWPTVAARVAGFVDEAVAAVA
- a CDS encoding MurR/RpiR family transcriptional regulator, which translates into the protein MPSTPSARMVLVDIRAALPSLPPSEQRVARAILADPVGVAGWSMHRLAAEGETSTTTVVRFYRRLGYSRHQDLRLDLTREVTRETFAHAGGAAASGDIDRDDLLSDIVAKVARKEALSISDTAEALDLDALSRAVAVVAAARRVDLFGVGASAFVGLDLQQKLVRIGRTALTWSDPHSAWTSAVVLDSSCVAVGVSHTGTTASTVRFLSLAARAGATTIAISNHADAPVAHAADIVLTTAARESRFRPGALGSRIAQLMVADCLFTAVAQASYDRSITALGQTYAAVRGEPADA
- a CDS encoding FkbM family methyltransferase; the encoded protein is MASLIEHRTRNLLRRFGVEVVPTRRRREAGLLSLHLSRLFAHLDITVVLDVGARHGEFGRQLRRNGYRGWIVSFEPVAENREVLTRVARGDDKWRVLPVALGTSDTTSRINVARNTSLSSLRSASEYGQRDFGDVIETARIEQVQVRRLDHLWDRVLAGIDAPRVYLKLRTQGWDLEVLTGTGEKLREVLALQTEAAVQPTYDGMPTHLETLRALEAAGFTVSGMFPVTFDPRLALVEYDCVAVRR